A single region of the Longimicrobium sp. genome encodes:
- a CDS encoding TonB-dependent receptor — translation MRYTGTIALIVALGAGGELAAQGTPGGRTGAQAPQAAGQIRGTVVDAATGQPIRSASAEVRSAADSSLVNGALTGADGAFRIEGVRPGRYYLRVTALGHQASTRPGIAVSAETPVATLGTIRLAASAVQLEGVTVTAARREAALAPDRNTYTLRDMPAAAGGNAVDALRNVPSVEVDIDGRVSLRGNENVVVQINGRPSPMRGEQLGAFLAQLPANMVDRVEVIPNPSAKFDPEGMAGIVNVVLRQNTDLGTSGGITAGGGTTGQVNVSGNLGFQKGPLTLFGNYGFMRDDRETTGFTFRENRYLTPLTYLEQDAAGAFAPISHTLNTSAEYKLASRDVLHTSLLLSTRSSDRNDLNEYREFGSARELLGIRDRRTDEEGSELRLDYVLGYRHTIRPRQNEFATELRFNRNGEDELTRYTEQAMLPDGTAADALPFLERQGNDERTRNWTLTADYTRPLGERVRLETGYRGTLRQLDSDFTASLFSYDSDAYEVDASRTNAFAYDETVHAGYGVLASTVGSFDLQGGLRLERATSEFDLATTGETFENSYNSFFPSALVAYNLDDSRQLKASYSKRVERPRTQQLNPFGRVEDPLNVFRGNPFLKPEYTHSFEVGFQQSGELGTIQLTPFYRHATDAVRRFTTVDDATGVATTTFQNVATTDSYGADFNTSIRRGRLTGFGGLSAFRQVTDASNVGTGVGSDAFGWSARMNATFKITPRLDAQGFLMYRAPMATEQGRVSGRQMFNLALRQKLMGDRASVSLRVVDPFNTMRFRSLTEDERFYQETERRMGARGVFLSFSYNFGQQPRVRREQQPERGGDEEEVP, via the coding sequence TTGAGATATACGGGAACGATTGCACTCATAGTGGCGCTGGGCGCGGGCGGCGAGCTGGCCGCGCAGGGCACGCCGGGGGGACGGACGGGAGCGCAGGCACCGCAGGCCGCCGGGCAAATTCGCGGGACGGTGGTGGATGCGGCGACGGGCCAGCCGATCCGCTCCGCCTCGGCCGAGGTGCGCAGCGCGGCCGACTCCTCGCTCGTCAACGGGGCACTCACCGGGGCGGACGGGGCGTTTCGCATCGAAGGGGTGCGCCCCGGGCGGTACTACCTGCGGGTGACCGCGCTCGGGCACCAGGCGTCCACGCGGCCCGGCATCGCCGTCAGCGCGGAGACGCCGGTCGCCACGCTGGGGACGATCCGGCTGGCCGCGAGCGCCGTGCAGCTCGAAGGCGTGACCGTCACCGCCGCGCGGCGCGAGGCGGCGCTGGCGCCGGACCGCAACACCTACACGCTGCGCGACATGCCCGCGGCGGCCGGCGGCAACGCGGTCGATGCGCTGCGCAACGTGCCGTCGGTCGAGGTGGACATCGACGGGCGCGTGAGCCTGCGCGGCAACGAGAACGTCGTCGTGCAGATCAACGGCCGCCCGTCGCCGATGCGCGGCGAGCAGCTCGGCGCCTTTCTCGCGCAGCTCCCCGCCAACATGGTGGACCGCGTGGAGGTGATCCCCAACCCGTCCGCCAAGTTCGATCCGGAGGGGATGGCGGGGATCGTCAACGTCGTCCTGCGCCAGAACACGGACCTGGGGACGAGCGGCGGCATCACGGCCGGCGGGGGCACCACGGGACAGGTGAACGTCTCCGGCAACCTGGGCTTCCAGAAAGGGCCGCTGACGCTGTTCGGCAACTACGGCTTCATGCGCGACGACCGGGAGACGACGGGCTTCACCTTCCGCGAGAACCGCTACCTCACGCCGCTCACCTACCTGGAGCAGGACGCGGCGGGTGCGTTCGCGCCGATCTCGCACACGCTCAACACCAGCGCCGAGTACAAGCTGGCGAGCCGCGACGTGCTCCACACCAGCCTGCTGCTGAGCACCCGAAGCTCGGACCGCAACGACCTCAACGAATATCGCGAGTTCGGCTCCGCCCGCGAGCTGCTGGGGATCCGCGACCGGCGGACGGACGAGGAAGGGAGCGAGCTGCGGCTGGACTACGTGCTCGGCTACCGCCACACCATCCGCCCGCGGCAGAACGAGTTCGCCACCGAGCTGCGCTTCAACCGCAACGGCGAGGACGAGCTCACGCGCTACACGGAGCAGGCGATGCTGCCGGACGGCACCGCGGCCGACGCGCTCCCCTTCCTGGAGAGGCAGGGGAACGACGAGCGCACCCGCAACTGGACGCTCACGGCCGACTACACGCGGCCGCTGGGCGAGCGCGTGCGGCTGGAGACCGGCTATCGCGGAACGCTGCGGCAGCTGGACAGCGACTTCACCGCTTCGCTCTTCTCCTACGACTCCGATGCGTACGAGGTGGACGCGTCGCGGACCAACGCCTTCGCGTACGACGAGACGGTGCACGCCGGCTACGGGGTGCTCGCCAGCACGGTGGGGAGCTTCGACCTGCAGGGAGGGCTCCGCCTGGAGCGGGCCACCAGCGAGTTCGACCTGGCCACCACGGGCGAGACGTTCGAGAACAGCTACAACTCCTTCTTCCCCAGCGCGCTGGTTGCCTACAACCTGGACGACTCGCGGCAGCTGAAGGCGAGCTACTCCAAGCGCGTGGAGCGTCCGCGCACGCAGCAGCTCAACCCGTTCGGCCGGGTGGAGGACCCGCTCAACGTCTTCCGCGGCAACCCGTTCCTGAAGCCGGAGTACACGCACTCGTTCGAGGTCGGCTTCCAGCAGTCGGGCGAGCTGGGCACCATCCAGCTCACCCCGTTCTACCGCCACGCCACGGACGCGGTGCGGCGCTTCACCACGGTGGACGATGCCACGGGCGTGGCCACGACCACCTTCCAGAACGTCGCCACGACCGACTCGTACGGCGCGGACTTCAACACGTCGATCCGCCGCGGGCGCCTCACGGGCTTCGGCGGGCTGAGCGCCTTCCGCCAGGTGACCGACGCGAGCAACGTGGGCACCGGCGTGGGGAGCGATGCCTTCGGGTGGTCGGCGCGGATGAACGCCACGTTCAAGATCACGCCGCGGCTGGATGCGCAGGGCTTCCTGATGTACCGCGCGCCGATGGCCACGGAGCAGGGGCGTGTGTCGGGGCGGCAGATGTTCAACCTCGCCCTGCGCCAGAAGCTGATGGGCGACCGGGCCAGCGTGAGCCTGCGCGTGGTGGACCCGTTCAACACGATGCGCTTCCGCTCGCTGACCGAGGACGAGCGCTTCTACCAGGAGACGGAGCGCCGGATGGGTGCGCGCGGCGTCTTCCTGAGCTTCAGCTACAACTTCGGCCAGCAGCCGCGCGTCCGCCGCGAGCAGCAGCCGGAGCGCGGGGGGGACGAGGAGGAGGTTCCGTAA
- a CDS encoding methyltransferase domain-containing protein, whose translation MSASATRPQVLQTESGEFPLHESRLGLAGHEWTILHTGVVLTHDDEQHFLREFRDRLPYGVALWPAAIALAHDVAGRADGLRGARVLELGAGTGLPGIVAASLGARVVQTDRHEMAMSVCRHNAVLNGISAIEHRIADWTAWDDAVRYDWIIASDILYGESMHSHLRHIFVSNLAPGGRILLSDPFRAPSLRLLESLEAGGWRISLTKWNLGEETSPRPIGVFELEAG comes from the coding sequence ATGAGCGCATCCGCCACGCGGCCGCAGGTGCTGCAGACCGAGTCCGGGGAGTTCCCGCTTCACGAGTCCCGCCTGGGCTTGGCCGGGCACGAGTGGACGATCCTGCACACGGGCGTGGTGCTGACCCACGACGACGAGCAGCACTTCCTGCGCGAGTTCCGCGACCGGCTGCCGTACGGCGTCGCGCTCTGGCCCGCCGCCATCGCGCTGGCCCACGACGTGGCCGGGCGCGCGGATGGGCTGCGCGGCGCCCGCGTGCTGGAACTGGGCGCGGGTACCGGGCTTCCGGGGATCGTCGCCGCCTCGCTCGGCGCGCGCGTCGTGCAGACGGACCGGCACGAGATGGCCATGTCCGTCTGCAGGCACAACGCGGTGCTGAACGGCATCTCCGCCATCGAGCACCGCATCGCCGATTGGACCGCCTGGGACGATGCGGTGCGCTACGACTGGATCATCGCTTCGGACATCCTGTACGGCGAGTCGATGCACTCTCACCTTCGCCACATCTTCGTGAGCAACCTCGCCCCCGGCGGCCGCATCCTCCTCTCCGACCCGTTCCGCGCCCCCAGCCTGCGCCTGCTGGAGTCGCTGGAAGCCGGCGGCTGGCGCATCTCCCTCACCAAATGGAACCTAGGCGAGGAGACCTCGCCGCGGCCGATCGGGGTGTTCGAGTTGGAGGCGGGGTAG